The Klebsiella aerogenes KCTC 2190 region AATTACTGACGGATGCCTATCGCAATAGTCTGTTGCTGGCGGCAGCCAATAATTATCGATCTATTGCTTTTCCGGCTATCAGCACCGGCGTATATGGCTATCCGAAACAGGCGGCGGCGGAAATTGCGGTGAAAACGGTGAAGGCTTTCCTCACCCGATATAATCCACTGGAACGAGTGTGCTTTGTCTGCTTTGATAACGAAACGGCGGAGATCTATCAGCGATTATTGCAGGCAGAATGAATCGCGGCACCGGCAGCACGCAGGCGCGCTGCCGGTTGCGGATTTTAGTTAACCGACACCGGCGCTTTCGCCGGTTTTTGCTGCGGTTTGCCTGAGAACAGGAAGCGCAGCAGAGGAATACGTAGATGGATTTCGTACAGCACCAGCGCAATGCCCACCACAAACACCAGTCCGGCGATAAAACCTAACAGATTCGATTTGATTATTGGCGTAATCCACGCCCCGTACAGCAGGGTGAGGGGATGATGCACCAGGTAGATAAACAGCGAGGCGTTGACGAAGTAAGTCACCCGAGCGGACTGGAAGTTGAGCAGGCGGTGGCCCAGCGAGAATACCACGTTCACCATCCACAGCCCAAGCACCATGGTAATCACCGATTCGGTTTCATACATCCAGCCATCGCCGGAACCATACTGCTGGTTAAGACGATAGGCGATAAAGCCCAGCAGTGCGCCGACAAAACACCAGGGTGATGAGGTGGTGAACATCGCTTTTAGCCGCGGGTTGATGAACGTCTGCGCGCCGAGAACAAAGAACGGCAGATAGAACAGGGTCTGCATAACGATGAAGTTAAACAGTCCGTTGCTGAGAATCGGCGGGTAAACGATAAAAATAGTGCGACGAATTACCGCATACAACACGCCAAGACCAAGGAAAATAAGCGATAATTGACCAAATGTGACAGTGTCACCAAAGCTGGCGGTCTGCGTTTTCCCTCGATTGGCCAGCCACTTAAACAGCACCACGCCGAGAGTGGTCAGCACGACCAGCACCAGCAGGAACCACAGATGAGAGATAAGCTCCCATGCCAGGGTGTTGAATTTGTCATAGCCGGAGAGCGTGTGCCAGTTTTGCGCTTTACCATTAACGTATTGCAGCATCAAGAATTGCGGCAAAGTCAGAAGTGGAATCGCGGTGAGCATCGGAATGCCAACGCGCTCTACGCGTACTTTCCACCATTTCTTTAGGGGATAGCGTAGAAACAGCATGTAAGAGAAGTAGCCGGAAATAACAAAGAAGACCTGCATGCGGAAAGCATGGATAAAGTCGTTGAACAGCGTTAACCCCCAGGAGGGTTC contains the following coding sequences:
- the mdoC gene encoding glucans biosynthesis protein MdoC produces the protein MNKTPVEREYFFDSIRAWLMLLGIPFHISLIYSSHSWHVNSLEPSWGLTLFNDFIHAFRMQVFFVISGYFSYMLFLRYPLKKWWKVRVERVGIPMLTAIPLLTLPQFLMLQYVNGKAQNWHTLSGYDKFNTLAWELISHLWFLLVLVVLTTLGVVLFKWLANRGKTQTASFGDTVTFGQLSLIFLGLGVLYAVIRRTIFIVYPPILSNGLFNFIVMQTLFYLPFFVLGAQTFINPRLKAMFTTSSPWCFVGALLGFIAYRLNQQYGSGDGWMYETESVITMVLGLWMVNVVFSLGHRLLNFQSARVTYFVNASLFIYLVHHPLTLLYGAWITPIIKSNLLGFIAGLVFVVGIALVLYEIHLRIPLLRFLFSGKPQQKPAKAPVSVN